A single genomic interval of Fibrobacter sp. UWB13 harbors:
- a CDS encoding peptidylprolyl isomerase — protein sequence MLAEITTHEGKIVVDLNFKAAPNTVANFVELANSGFYNGLVFHRVIPGFMIQGGDPKGDGTGGPGYTIDDEVNNLKHETGVISMANRGPNTGGSQFFITHLPQPHLDGHHTVFGKVIEGHDVVCRIDPNDPILNIKIVEKK from the coding sequence ATTCTTGCCGAGATTACAACTCATGAGGGGAAAATCGTTGTGGACTTGAATTTCAAGGCTGCACCGAATACCGTGGCAAATTTTGTGGAACTCGCTAATTCCGGTTTCTATAACGGGCTTGTTTTCCATCGCGTTATCCCAGGATTTATGATCCAGGGTGGCGACCCGAAGGGTGATGGAACGGGTGGTCCTGGTTATACCATTGATGATGAAGTGAACAATCTTAAGCATGAGACGGGGGTGATTTCGATGGCGAACAGAGGCCCGAATACCGGTGGTTCTCAGTTCTTCATTACGCACCTCCCGCAGCCGCATTTAGACGGTCATCATACTGTTTTTGGTAAGGTCATTGAAGGTCACGATGTCGTGTGCCGTATTGACCCGAACGATCCGATTTTGAACATTAAAATTGTGGAAAAGAAGTAA
- the lexA gene encoding transcriptional repressor LexA — translation MENFNEKRKELTARQEEIYEYIKKYSKENRMPPTVREIGNHFDISSTNGVRSILAALIKKGYINRSPRLSRGIEILSSDESDSNKKAASNTIEIPIVGRVAAGTPILAVQNLEGTVTIDRDFLACRSDVFALRVKGDSMINAGIFDGDLIFARQQKTADLGEIVVAQIDNEATVKYYHPSADHVELRPANPKYKPIIVNNRKDFSIAGRVIGVMRKVN, via the coding sequence ATGGAAAACTTTAATGAAAAGCGCAAAGAACTGACGGCAAGGCAAGAAGAAATCTACGAATACATCAAGAAGTATTCCAAGGAAAACCGCATGCCGCCTACCGTCCGCGAAATCGGCAACCACTTCGACATTTCTTCGACAAACGGAGTTCGTTCCATTCTCGCAGCCCTCATCAAGAAAGGCTACATCAACCGTTCTCCACGCCTCAGCCGTGGCATCGAAATTTTAAGCTCAGACGAAAGCGATTCCAACAAGAAGGCAGCAAGCAACACGATTGAAATTCCCATTGTCGGTCGCGTTGCCGCAGGTACGCCGATTCTCGCCGTGCAGAACCTCGAAGGTACAGTTACCATCGACAGAGACTTCCTCGCCTGCCGTAGCGATGTGTTTGCTCTCCGCGTCAAGGGCGACTCCATGATCAACGCCGGCATTTTCGATGGCGACTTGATTTTCGCTCGTCAGCAAAAGACTGCCGATCTTGGCGAAATCGTCGTGGCTCAGATTGATAACGAAGCTACAGTCAAGTACTACCACCCGAGCGCAGACCACGTGGAACTTCGCCCGGCAAATCCCAAGTACAAGCCGATTATCGTGAACAACAGAAAAGACTTTTCAATTGCAGGCCGCGTCATCGGCGTCATGAGAAAAGTCAATTAA
- a CDS encoding S26 family signal peptidase, protein MFFLVFILGIVLTIMIGVRTYIFEPVRLQDNSLHPKFKKNSIMWMCKLPSCTENIVDGDYVWGVMRNQDNMVRRVIGVPGDSITITNNGKVYTPHRNFRWKGEDAFIETRSIYVPRKGDTLRFDQLSDVEQDYLIALMHEQNEKIYIKSSLWQGNREMPLERIGSTKLGNRLVSLQEIDFMPWQDRFLVELQIFLAEPGNTPIHIKRELYNAKDSSKISFYVVPEDCYYLLCEKSNHCADSREIGYFTTNRLIGRANKTANNIQKSFDKRISELQNSARSLLKRATKTGKKPEKKDKKKPAKKESTKT, encoded by the coding sequence GTGTTTTTCCTCGTCTTTATCCTCGGCATCGTGCTGACAATCATGATCGGGGTTCGCACCTATATTTTCGAGCCCGTCCGCCTGCAAGACAACTCGCTACATCCCAAATTCAAAAAGAATAGCATCATGTGGATGTGCAAGCTTCCTAGCTGTACAGAAAATATTGTCGACGGCGATTACGTCTGGGGCGTCATGCGCAACCAGGACAACATGGTTCGCAGAGTCATCGGCGTTCCAGGCGATTCCATCACGATTACGAACAACGGCAAAGTCTACACGCCACACCGCAACTTCAGATGGAAAGGCGAAGACGCATTCATCGAAACGCGCAGCATCTACGTTCCGCGCAAAGGCGATACACTCCGTTTTGACCAGCTAAGCGATGTCGAACAAGACTACTTGATAGCTCTCATGCACGAGCAGAACGAGAAAATCTACATCAAGTCCAGTCTTTGGCAAGGCAACCGAGAAATGCCGCTAGAACGCATCGGTTCCACAAAGCTCGGAAACCGCCTTGTGAGTTTGCAAGAAATCGACTTCATGCCCTGGCAAGACAGATTCCTCGTAGAACTCCAAATATTCCTTGCAGAACCCGGCAACACGCCCATCCATATCAAGCGTGAACTATACAACGCCAAGGATTCCTCGAAGATTTCTTTTTACGTTGTTCCTGAAGACTGCTATTACCTCCTCTGCGAAAAATCCAACCATTGCGCAGACTCCAGAGAAATCGGTTACTTTACCACAAATCGTCTTATCGGTCGCGCCAACAAAACGGCAAACAACATTCAGAAATCATTCGACAAGCGCATTTCCGAACTTCAAAATTCAGCGAGATCGTTGTTGAAACGCGCGACGAAAACAGGCAAAAAGCCTGAGAAAAAAGACAAAAAGAAGCCGGCAAAAAAAGAATCTACCAAAACTTAA
- a CDS encoding DUF1015 domain-containing protein has protein sequence MMHIYPFKALRPVNPAEAETISALPYDVMNRAEAKAMAEGLPHSYLRVTRAELELPDSVDAYDPKVYAHARENLDKMIEDGVIAFDQKPCLYVYRQTMNGREQYGLVCCVPAADYFNGTIKKHELTRADKEEDRLRHVLATNANTGPVFLTYRDNGQFDIFGAVTKRKPVYDFVSKGDGFGHTVWVIDDDAEIEAIRKSFEEIPVSYIADGHHRSAAGARAASYRAEQNPKNTGNEEYNRYLAILFPSTQLKILDYNRVLKDLNGRTPEQLMEEMKLVFDIEELPSMQSPSKQNQVNFYMGGKWYACTFKDKFLKNLGPVDSLDVALLQKLILKPLFDIDDPRTSKRIDFVGGIRGLGELVKRVDSGECACAFAMYPTTLDQLMSIADAGEIMPPKSTWFEPKLRDGLLVHTLD, from the coding sequence ATGATGCACATCTATCCGTTCAAGGCTTTGCGTCCGGTGAACCCGGCTGAAGCTGAGACTATCTCTGCGCTCCCTTACGACGTGATGAATCGCGCCGAAGCCAAGGCTATGGCTGAGGGCCTTCCGCACTCCTACTTGCGCGTGACGCGTGCCGAACTCGAACTTCCGGATTCTGTCGACGCTTACGATCCGAAGGTTTATGCCCACGCTCGTGAAAATCTCGACAAGATGATCGAAGACGGCGTGATCGCTTTCGACCAGAAGCCGTGCCTCTACGTTTATCGCCAGACGATGAACGGTCGCGAACAGTACGGTCTTGTGTGCTGTGTTCCGGCTGCCGACTACTTCAACGGCACCATCAAGAAGCACGAACTTACCCGCGCTGACAAGGAAGAAGACCGTTTGCGCCATGTGCTCGCCACGAACGCCAATACGGGTCCGGTGTTCCTCACTTACCGCGACAACGGCCAGTTCGATATCTTCGGTGCTGTGACCAAGCGCAAGCCTGTTTACGACTTCGTGAGCAAGGGCGACGGCTTTGGCCACACGGTTTGGGTCATCGACGATGATGCTGAAATCGAAGCTATCCGCAAGTCCTTCGAAGAAATTCCGGTGAGCTACATCGCTGACGGTCACCACCGCAGTGCTGCTGGTGCTCGCGCTGCCAGCTACCGCGCCGAACAGAATCCGAAGAACACGGGCAACGAAGAATACAACCGTTACCTCGCTATCCTCTTCCCGAGCACGCAGCTCAAGATTTTGGACTACAACCGCGTGCTTAAGGACTTGAACGGCCGTACGCCGGAACAGCTCATGGAAGAAATGAAGCTTGTGTTCGATATCGAAGAATTGCCGAGCATGCAGAGCCCGAGCAAGCAGAATCAGGTGAACTTCTACATGGGCGGCAAGTGGTATGCTTGCACGTTCAAGGACAAGTTCCTCAAGAACTTGGGTCCGGTCGACAGCCTCGATGTGGCTCTCCTCCAGAAGCTTATCTTGAAGCCGCTCTTCGACATTGACGATCCGCGTACTTCCAAGCGCATCGACTTTGTCGGTGGTATCCGTGGTCTCGGCGAACTCGTAAAGCGCGTCGATAGCGGTGAATGCGCTTGCGCATTTGCAATGTATCCGACCACGCTCGATCAGCTCATGAGCATTGCCGACGCTGGCGAAATCATGCCGCCGAAGAGCACGTGGTTTGAACCGAAGCTCCGCGACGGTCTCTTGGTCCACACGCTCGACTAA
- the lepA gene encoding translation elongation factor 4, giving the protein MPQNNNIRNFSIIAHIDHGKSTLADRMIELTKTVSKNEMMNQLLDDMDLERERGITIKAHAIRMVYEKDGEEYILNMIDTPGHVDFTYEVSRSLAACEGAILVVDASQGIEAQTLSNLYLAIENDLTIIPVLNKVDLPGAQPDHVAQLVGDLLGYDPDKIPRISAKTGLNVEQVLDKIVDEIPAPKGDSGKPLKALIFDSVYDSYRGVINYIRIVEGTLKAGMKIRMMKTGGEYVVTEVGTFSMRRDPRPELTEGMVGYVLANVKTISDVKIGDTLTDAANPAEEPLPGYKDVLPMIYSGIYPIDPEDYKDLREALEKLRLNDSALCWEPETSEALGFGFRTGFLGLLHMEIVQERLDREFNVDIITTVPNVEYHVYMSDGSMVKIESPSKLPDASRYDYIEEPYVKAQIFTPKEYVGAMMTLCEEKRGTFETMEYIDETKVILKYDLPLAEIMFDFYDRLKSLSRGYAGLDYTPSEYKRNNLVKLDILLNGDPVDAFSVIIHRDKANTYANAICVKLKDLIPRQQFDVAIQGAIGGKIISRSTVKAVRKDVLAKCYGGDITRKRKLLEKQKEGKKRMKSIGSVEVPQKAFLAVLSLSDDSTGGND; this is encoded by the coding sequence ATGCCGCAAAACAACAATATCCGTAATTTTAGCATTATCGCCCACATCGATCACGGCAAATCCACCTTGGCCGACAGAATGATTGAATTGACCAAGACGGTCTCTAAAAACGAAATGATGAACCAGCTCCTGGACGACATGGACCTGGAACGCGAACGCGGCATTACCATCAAGGCTCACGCCATCCGCATGGTCTATGAAAAAGACGGTGAAGAATACATTTTGAACATGATCGATACGCCGGGGCACGTGGACTTCACTTACGAAGTCAGCCGTTCCCTCGCCGCTTGCGAAGGCGCCATCCTCGTCGTGGACGCAAGCCAGGGCATCGAAGCGCAAACGCTTTCGAACCTCTACCTCGCTATCGAAAACGACCTTACGATCATCCCGGTTTTGAACAAAGTAGACCTTCCGGGTGCACAGCCCGATCACGTGGCTCAGCTCGTCGGTGACCTGCTCGGCTACGATCCGGACAAGATTCCGCGCATTTCCGCAAAGACAGGCCTTAACGTGGAACAGGTGCTCGACAAGATTGTCGACGAAATCCCGGCTCCGAAGGGCGATTCCGGCAAGCCGCTCAAGGCTCTCATTTTTGACTCCGTTTACGATTCCTACCGCGGCGTGATCAACTACATCCGCATTGTCGAAGGCACGCTCAAGGCGGGCATGAAAATCCGCATGATGAAGACGGGTGGCGAATACGTCGTCACGGAAGTCGGTACATTCAGCATGCGCCGCGACCCGCGCCCGGAACTGACCGAAGGCATGGTCGGCTACGTGCTTGCAAACGTCAAGACGATTAGCGACGTGAAAATCGGTGACACGCTCACGGACGCCGCCAATCCAGCCGAAGAACCGCTCCCGGGCTACAAGGACGTGCTCCCGATGATTTACTCGGGTATCTACCCCATCGACCCGGAAGATTACAAGGATTTGCGCGAAGCTCTTGAAAAGCTCCGCCTCAACGACTCCGCCCTCTGCTGGGAACCGGAAACTTCCGAAGCGCTCGGCTTTGGCTTCCGCACGGGATTCCTCGGACTTTTGCACATGGAAATCGTGCAGGAACGTTTGGACCGCGAATTCAACGTGGACATCATCACAACCGTGCCGAACGTGGAATACCACGTATACATGAGCGACGGCTCCATGGTGAAAATCGAAAGCCCGTCCAAGCTCCCCGACGCTAGCCGCTACGACTACATCGAAGAGCCGTATGTGAAGGCACAGATTTTTACACCGAAGGAATATGTCGGCGCCATGATGACGCTTTGCGAAGAAAAGCGCGGCACGTTCGAAACGATGGAATACATCGACGAAACAAAGGTCATCCTCAAGTACGACCTTCCGCTTGCCGAAATCATGTTCGACTTCTACGACCGTCTCAAGTCTCTGAGCCGCGGTTACGCAGGTCTCGACTACACGCCGAGCGAATACAAGCGCAACAACCTCGTCAAGCTCGACATTCTCTTGAACGGTGACCCGGTCGACGCCTTCTCCGTGATCATCCACCGCGACAAGGCAAACACCTACGCCAACGCCATCTGCGTAAAACTCAAGGACCTCATTCCGCGCCAGCAGTTCGACGTCGCCATCCAGGGAGCCATCGGCGGAAAGATTATCAGCCGTTCGACCGTGAAGGCAGTCCGCAAGGACGTGCTTGCCAAGTGCTACGGCGGTGACATTACCCGTAAGCGTAAGCTCCTCGAAAAACAGAAGGAAGGTAAGAAGCGCATGAAGAGCATCGGCTCCGTGGAAGTGCCGCAAAAGGCATTCCTCGCAGTTCTCTCTCTCAGCGACGATTCTACCGGCGGCAACGACTAA
- a CDS encoding fibrobacter succinogenes major paralogous domain-containing protein, with product MSLKKIWCGKKSLRGCVATAAISSVLLLTACGGDSSSSGPNNNALPEVVAVKNKTISGISQKGPFVTGSVVKLYELDGESYAQTGKNFTGKITSDDGKFSISSVSLASQYALLEANGYFRNEIMGNKSQSTITLNALTDISDRKTVNINLLTHLEYERALYLVGKGKNVSSAKKQAESEILNEFGIKGEFASSEDLDIFSKGDGNAALLAFSVLMLRDLSEADFTELLTKFATDMEKDGIWDDEATKAKIADWAAAKDLAGELAIIRSNIDKWNLGAVPEFEKYVRNFWYTNYGLDECGSSNNGEIKATANKYSASYGSQDRFICKEGVWGVATDIECDTYGEKCSSAEVGKMIDGVENATNKYYCTINGWVQLMGGWNWDVPKEAYLNPEIAYDSMTDPRDGQIYKTVKIGGQVWMAENLNYADSVKTPSLLERSWCYNNKAENCAVAGRLYTWAAAIDLDECKYFKSCSLPAKVQGICPPGWRLPTKTEWGTLFTKVGGKPFSLEHPEVLDSIAGKILTTQCGGCNGCNGSDSFGFSALPAGYRMGTNHGCEPFCSGDYGKFFHVGEYALFWIAAEDEYDGSRAYSMMLGDEIAYSAGYSKDYGFSVRCLKDL from the coding sequence ATGTCGTTGAAAAAAATTTGGTGTGGAAAGAAGTCTTTGCGAGGGTGCGTTGCTACAGCTGCAATATCAAGTGTGCTTTTGCTTACAGCCTGTGGTGGCGATAGCAGCTCCAGTGGTCCAAACAACAATGCTTTGCCTGAAGTTGTTGCTGTCAAGAATAAGACCATTAGTGGCATATCCCAAAAAGGTCCTTTTGTTACTGGTTCGGTGGTTAAACTTTACGAACTAGACGGCGAGTCTTATGCTCAGACTGGCAAGAACTTTACGGGAAAGATTACCTCTGATGATGGTAAGTTTAGTATTTCGAGCGTGTCTCTAGCAAGTCAGTATGCTTTGCTTGAGGCGAATGGGTATTTCCGTAACGAAATTATGGGAAATAAGTCTCAAAGTACCATTACTTTGAATGCTCTCACAGACATTTCCGACCGCAAGACTGTAAATATTAATTTGCTTACGCATTTGGAATATGAACGTGCATTATACCTGGTGGGTAAAGGTAAAAATGTCTCCTCAGCTAAAAAACAAGCTGAATCAGAAATTTTGAATGAGTTTGGCATTAAGGGCGAATTTGCTAGTTCTGAAGACCTTGATATTTTCAGCAAGGGTGATGGCAATGCTGCGCTCTTAGCATTCAGCGTGCTGATGCTCAGGGATTTGAGTGAAGCCGATTTTACCGAACTCTTGACCAAATTTGCCACAGATATGGAAAAAGATGGTATTTGGGATGACGAGGCGACCAAGGCAAAAATTGCAGACTGGGCGGCAGCAAAGGATCTTGCGGGGGAACTAGCTATCATTCGCAGCAACATTGATAAGTGGAACTTGGGAGCGGTGCCTGAGTTCGAAAAGTATGTACGTAACTTCTGGTATACGAACTATGGCTTGGACGAATGTGGTTCAAGCAACAATGGCGAAATCAAGGCTACTGCTAACAAATACAGTGCCTCCTATGGATCGCAAGACCGCTTTATTTGTAAGGAGGGTGTATGGGGCGTAGCGACCGACATTGAATGTGATACCTACGGCGAAAAATGCTCCAGTGCAGAGGTTGGCAAGATGATTGATGGTGTGGAAAACGCAACCAACAAGTATTACTGCACCATAAACGGCTGGGTACAGCTGATGGGAGGCTGGAACTGGGATGTGCCGAAGGAAGCATATTTGAATCCTGAAATTGCCTATGACTCAATGACTGATCCCCGCGATGGTCAAATTTACAAGACTGTGAAAATCGGTGGCCAGGTGTGGATGGCTGAAAACTTGAACTATGCCGATAGTGTCAAAACTCCGAGTCTGTTGGAGCGTAGTTGGTGCTATAACAACAAGGCTGAAAATTGTGCCGTTGCCGGACGTCTTTACACCTGGGCGGCGGCGATTGACTTGGATGAATGCAAATACTTTAAATCCTGTTCGCTTCCGGCAAAGGTGCAGGGCATTTGTCCGCCGGGCTGGCGTCTACCGACCAAAACGGAATGGGGAACTTTGTTTACTAAAGTGGGTGGAAAACCCTTTAGTCTTGAACATCCTGAAGTGCTGGATTCAATTGCCGGTAAAATACTGACAACGCAATGTGGGGGGTGTAATGGTTGCAACGGCTCGGATTCGTTTGGGTTCTCTGCGCTCCCTGCTGGCTACAGGATGGGCACTAACCATGGTTGTGAGCCTTTTTGTTCTGGTGACTATGGCAAATTCTTTCATGTAGGTGAATATGCCCTTTTCTGGATTGCCGCTGAGGATGAATATGATGGCAGCAGAGCTTACTCGATGATGCTGGGGGATGAGATTGCATACAGTGCCGGTTACTCCAAAGATTACGGTTTTTCAGTTCGTTGCTTGAAGGACTTGTAG